One Paenibacillus sp. FSL W8-0186 genomic window carries:
- the atpA gene encoding F0F1 ATP synthase subunit alpha produces the protein MSIRPEEISTLIKSQIEQYKSEIEVAEVGTVIQVGDGIARVHGLENAMANELLEFENGVFGLALNLEESNVGVVILGPYNDIREGNQVKRTGQIMQVPVGDALLGRVVNPLGQPVDGKGPVATTEFRPVENNAPGVIDRKSVHEPMQTGIKAIDSMVPIGRGQRELIIGDRQTGKTAIAIDTIINQKGNGVKCVYVAIGQKQSTVVNVVETLRRHGALDYTIVVTASASEPSPLLYIAPYAGVAMAEYFMYKGEHVLIIYDDLSKQAAAYRELSLLLRRPPGREAYPGDVFYLHSRLLERAAKLSDELGGGSITALPFIETQASDVSAYIPTNVISITDGQIFLESDLFYSGQRPAINVGISVSRVGGSAQIKAMKKVAGTLRLDLAQYRELQAFSQFGSDLDKSTQARLTRGSRMMEILKQGVNQPLSVEKQVISLYTAVKGYLDDIPLGDVRRFEAEFLSFVDSQHEEVLQSIRDTKDLTAENEEKLKEVIEKFKRGFSASN, from the coding sequence TTGAGTATCAGACCTGAAGAAATCAGTACGCTGATTAAAAGTCAGATCGAACAATATAAATCGGAAATTGAAGTGGCCGAAGTCGGCACCGTTATTCAAGTTGGTGACGGTATCGCTCGCGTCCACGGGCTTGAGAACGCCATGGCAAACGAACTACTCGAGTTTGAGAACGGCGTTTTTGGCCTTGCGCTGAACCTGGAAGAAAGCAACGTCGGGGTTGTTATTCTGGGTCCATACAACGATATTCGTGAAGGTAACCAAGTTAAACGCACCGGGCAGATCATGCAGGTGCCCGTTGGAGATGCCTTGCTGGGCCGCGTCGTGAACCCGCTTGGCCAGCCGGTCGACGGAAAAGGACCTGTCGCAACGACAGAATTCCGTCCGGTTGAGAACAATGCGCCGGGTGTTATCGACCGGAAATCGGTTCATGAGCCGATGCAAACCGGGATTAAAGCGATTGACTCGATGGTTCCAATTGGCCGCGGACAGCGCGAGCTGATCATTGGTGACCGTCAAACAGGTAAAACCGCTATTGCGATCGATACGATCATTAACCAAAAGGGCAATGGCGTAAAATGCGTATACGTAGCTATCGGACAGAAGCAGTCGACTGTCGTTAACGTGGTTGAGACGCTTCGCCGTCATGGAGCGCTTGATTATACGATCGTTGTTACGGCATCCGCTTCGGAGCCGTCACCGCTTCTTTATATCGCCCCATATGCGGGCGTTGCAATGGCCGAGTACTTCATGTACAAAGGCGAGCACGTACTCATTATTTATGATGACTTGTCCAAGCAAGCGGCTGCTTATCGTGAGCTGTCCCTCTTGCTTCGCCGTCCTCCGGGCCGTGAGGCATATCCGGGCGACGTCTTCTATCTGCATTCCCGCCTGTTGGAGCGTGCGGCGAAGCTAAGCGATGAACTGGGCGGAGGTTCGATTACTGCACTTCCATTCATCGAGACTCAAGCTTCTGACGTATCGGCATATATTCCAACGAACGTGATCTCCATTACGGATGGCCAGATTTTCCTGGAGTCCGACCTGTTCTACTCCGGTCAGCGTCCGGCGATCAACGTCGGTATTTCGGTATCCCGGGTAGGGGGATCCGCCCAAATCAAAGCGATGAAGAAGGTTGCTGGTACGCTTCGTCTTGATTTGGCGCAATACCGTGAGCTTCAGGCATTCTCCCAATTCGGTTCCGACCTCGACAAGTCGACGCAAGCACGTCTGACTCGTGGTTCCCGTATGATGGAAATCCTGAAACAGGGTGTAAACCAACCGCTTTCCGTAGAGAAGCAGGTTATCAGCTTGTATACGGCAGTCAAAGGATATCTTGATGATATTCCGCTTGGCGATGTGCGCCGTTTCGAAGCTGAGTTCCTCTCTTTTGTGGACAGTCAGCATGAAGAGGTTCTGCAGTCGATTCGCGACACGAAAGATTTGACCGCAGAAAACGAGGAAAAGCTGAAGGAAGTTATCGAGAAGTTCAAAAGAGGTTTTTCCGCTTCTAACTAA